The sequence below is a genomic window from Desulfomonile tiedjei.
GGATATACTCAAAATTTTGAAAAAGGATGCACTCAATATCTTGAAAAAACCTTTTAAGACATCTTCGTAGGTCGCCCGCAATAAATTCCTGATTCCTATGTCGCGAACTCCATCAGCTTAGGACACATCGCCAATGGGCTCACTGAGAGACCTCAACAAGAGAAACTACAAGATCCTTTATCCTCACGAGCAAGACGAACTATTTGACGCTCTCGCCGAGGCAGTAGAGAGCGAAGACTTTAGCGCAGTGTCCCACCTTCTGCCTAAGATGGACCTGAACGACCAGCAGGGACTTCTTCTTATCCTGGCAATAGATCAGAACAAACTAAGGTCTATCGAATGGCTCGTGGAGCATGGGGCAGATATTAACATTCTCTTCCAAGACGAAGACAGCGAGTGGGACACAAACTCCTATATTTTGTTTGAACGTTACACCCCGCTTGCAAGGGCCATTCACTTCTATAACGTTGAACTTGTCAGGGCACTGATAGACCTTGGGGCTGACGTTAATGGGGCTATAGCAGGGGACACAGCGTTGCAGCGCGCCCTCCACCACTTTAGGTCAGAAGACATGGGTGAGTTTAGCGACGCAGATCCAAGAATAGTGACCATTGTAGAGATGTTGGTGGGGGCCGGTGCCGATGTTCAGGCAAGGCTTTTCTGGTTCCCGTGGGGCACAGGCTTGTCGCCTCAAACTCCCCTTGAGATGATTCAGTGTGTCGTTGACAATCTTGAACCTTGTCAGTCCAGACACGTCGCGGCACAGATACTGAAGATATTGAAAGGTGCCGAGAAAAAGGCTTGAAAAGTCCCCACCTCATAGATTAAGATTTGACAGGGTTCCCGTTTCATAACCACAAAAGCTTACGTCCGGGGGGAATGATGCGACGGCTCGTAACACTGGTCATAATCTTTGTCTTGGCTCTGCCTTTATCAGCAATGGCAGATTTCTGGGCCTCAAGACAATCCAACAAATACCACCATCCGAGTTGCGTCTGGGCTAAGCGTATCAAGGCAGCTAACTTAGTCGTGTTTAAGACCCCCGCCGAGGCGGTAAGAGCGGGCTATCTACCTTGCAACGTGTGCAAACCGCCTGTGCCTCGACGGTGAATCACCAATTTTCTGACAGCCAGTTTTTGAACCGTTGACGATGACGGGTTATCCAAGGAGGGGGTTGCAGAAGTGGAAACTCGCGACAGACATTCGGGCATGTCATTGTTGCGCGACATGGCGGAGATAGGCATTGTTGTTCTCCTCAGTTGCTTCTTGATATCTTGCGGCCAAGAACCACCAAAGATTGGACCGGATCGTCCCCCTACAGTCCCAACGCTCCCCACGACAGTCCCCACGATTTCTGCAACAGTCCCCACAGTTCCGACGTTCCCAACATTCCCAATGTTCCATAGCGCCCTTCCAACTCGGCCCCATGTTCGTCCTGAGTCCATAGAGTCTCTGGATGAGATGGTCAAAGGACTGGACTGGGGACAGATTGCCTTCAACACCCCGAAACAGATGGAACTAGACGAAACAACTCAGATAGAGCTTTTGCTAAGCCTCACCAAACCAATTGAGGATCTAAAACGAGATGTTAAGGCAGCAGGTGAAAAAGAAGGCTATCCAGTTCGGGTCTCAGATTACATGGAGGCACGCTTAACAGGACCAGGATTTCAGATCACGGCCACGACCCCTGAGCAACAGGTCATCAGCTCTCTTGAGACTCCTGTCTGGAAATGGGACGTCAAGGCTATTAGACCAGGAATGCAAGCATTACACCTGACTTTATCGGCTATCCTGGCAGTCGGTGGTCAGAACCGCTTGTTAGTTGTCAGGACATTCGACCGGCAACTGGAAATCCGAGTGTCTGTGGCCGACCGAGTCACCTCGTTTGTGGGGGAAAATTGGCAGTGGTTGTGGGCCGCAGTCCTAGTCCCGGTCGCCACAGCGGTCTGGGCTTGGTGGAAACGTCGCAAGAAATCCAAAAAGAAAAAGCATAACTAACCGATCATTCAGTCAAGGGGGGGAACCATGAAGCATAAGATGTTTCGCCTAACAAGTGCGGCTATCTTTCTTGTCGCGGCGTTTGCATTCTTTTTCTCTGCAAGCGCAGACATCGTTCTCACCTTACCAAACGAATTCATCGAGACTTACAAAAACCGAGCAACCATAGATACCGACTTCGTGATCTACTTCGCCCACAATAAACCCAAAAAACCGTCCCCGTCAAAACCATCCAATGATGGTGACATACACATCGCTGGGGTGCCTGAGAAACTTCAGATGCCTACGGTTGCCGAGTTGATGAATGCAGCGTCTCAGCCGAAGGCTTTGAAGCATGCCAATGAGATGAAGGGCACCGGCACACCCGTCCGTATTCAAGGTGTCTGGCGTTTCTGGCCCGAGCACGGGGGCGATGACCAATTCTTCCCAGGAATGGATCTTGATATTCAGAACACCAACCCGGACCACGTGTTCGAGATTCACCCCACAACAGAAATAGGCGGGATAGAGACTCGAACGTCGTTTGCTCCAATTCCGGGATTTAGACCCAAGGACGCCTCAGACGCTTTTCAGCGCTACGAGAATGTCCGCGCACGTATTACGCCTGGTGGAGACTCTACGTCCATTCGCATGGGCAGTGTCGGATACAACTACGTGAAGTTTAGAATTATGCTCCGTGAGGACCCAACTCACGAGTTGGAGGATGGCATCACGGTCTTTGCTGACGTGAAAGAGGTGGACGGGGAGACGATTGCTCGCAAGCGCAGAATGGTTTTCGTTGCGGGGACTGAGCCTGAGAAGGCTGTTAGAAATCTCAAAAAGGACCAGTGCATGCTGGTATTAGGAATGCCGCGGATCAACCTGTCCCTGGTCTCGTGGCGGGCCGGTCAAGCCGCAAACGATCCCGACGTGTTGTCCTGGAACCTGCCGTATGAGATGGTCATTGTTGGGTACTACGGTGATAACCGTTGTGAGCCGTGAATGGGTTTGGCATAAACTTAGGTGGTGCCCCGGCGGTGATAAGGACGGAGACACGCCATTGGACACGGGCATGGTGTGCCGAAAATTTCATCGAGCCTTGCAGGATGTTATGTTGACATATTGATGTCGGTTAGTGGAGTGAAGGACATGAACTGGATTGCAAAATGGTTCCTTGGGATGGCTATAACCACGAACATAGCCAGTCTTGTTTACGTTTATTCCAATGCCCGAGAGTGGGAAGAATTACACGTGAAGTTTGCATTCGTTGCCTGTATGCTGATTTTCCTTCAATTTATAGTCCGTTATATTGCTATTACGAATCGCTTCAAAACTGAAACAACTCGTTGGGCTTTGATCACTAGTGGTTTGATTGTGGCAATGAGCCTCATTTCCATACTCAACGTCCCGAATGGTGCTTCCTGGTTCCTATATTTTGGTTTGCTACTCATAGTAGCTCCTATCAAGACACAAACGTCCCGGCGCAGAATTATGGAGTCTGATAACCCCGATGCTGAACGTTTGATGCGGCTGCAAGAGTATATGATCTTTGAAGGAGGGTTCGGCTGCTTTATGCTCTTTATGTACGTGCTCAACGAGGCTCAACACAACTTGTATGTCAGTGCGTATCTAGGGCCTTACGTCAATACGGAATCTATAACCTTTTTCGGCAGCCTTTTCGCCTTGTATTATGCACTGGTATCAACATCTGTTATTTTTGTTCGGATGGAAAAAGACCGATTCTTCATTGATCAACTAATAAAGGCGCAAGATTGAAGTATCACTTAACCAAGCCTTATGAAAGTCAGAGGCTTAGGAGTCGGGGGCAAGGGAATATATCGTCACTCCTAATACTCGTGGTGCTGCATGAATGTCGCTCACCGCTGAGTGGCAAGCCGTTCAAAATTCATCCACTCTTTTACACGACTTGGCATGTGTCGCCATTGCGGAAGGTCTAGCTTCTTAGTCTCATAGGCAGCAAGCAGCGGCACAATCTCTTCCCTGTTATCAATTCCTATGACAGCCCCGAATTTGCTAAAATATGCAGCCGATTCGGATCGAGCAAACAATCTAAAGGGCGAACTCTTACCAACTTTGTAGAGTAAAATAGACGGCCACCAAAGTTGAACCCCGTTCTGTCTGAGCACATCCAATCCAGCCCTGAGCAACAAGACAAAGTCCGCCTGCATGAGTTCGACCTTGTCAATCCCTGAACCAGCATTTCTTTCGAGCAGAAAATCAGCGTGCAGCGACGCTCGTTGCAACTGGAGACGCCTATTCCTTTCATCTAAGGACTCCAAATGTTGCCAGAACACCGGAAACCCGGTCATGGCCTCCCTGCCGTAGTCAGGCTCCGCCTCGTCCAAATACAGATTCTCAACGAGATATTTCACTGTCTCGAAACGTTCATACTTCAGAAAAGCCGCAATACAGTATAGAAAAAGCTCATGGATAATGAACTTGAAGTTGTCATAATCCCGCTCCGCCCAACGATTGGTTCCCGCCGGTGGATGGAGATATGGAATCAGACTCTCGAAAAAGGCGTGAACCAGAGGAATGGACTCTTTGCTGTTTTCATAGCGGGCA
It includes:
- a CDS encoding ankyrin repeat domain-containing protein, which produces MGSLRDLNKRNYKILYPHEQDELFDALAEAVESEDFSAVSHLLPKMDLNDQQGLLLILAIDQNKLRSIEWLVEHGADINILFQDEDSEWDTNSYILFERYTPLARAIHFYNVELVRALIDLGADVNGAIAGDTALQRALHHFRSEDMGEFSDADPRIVTIVEMLVGAGADVQARLFWFPWGTGLSPQTPLEMIQCVVDNLEPCQSRHVAAQILKILKGAEKKA